One genomic region from Coprothermobacter sp. encodes:
- a CDS encoding elongation factor G: MSRFSPSDIRNFALVGQGGSGKTMITERLVFHAGASQRVGRVEDGTTVSDYLDEEIKRHISTSIGLCEFDYKGVRLNLLDTPGYADFMTEAQEAVRVADAALLAINAGAGIEVQTPRFWGLCEAQRIPVAFVINKVDLENIDFDARVAELQDAFGHKVAVLTIPIVSGPAFSSFVNVLTGKVHAYTAGNNEASVSDAIPDAVRSDYESARVALTEAVAESDDAIMEKYLGGEALTQDELAMVFTKAFKRRQVFPVLSVSALKGVGCDYLMDFLSSYAPSPVEVSVQATRKGTEEMLEVKADPAARVAALVFKTTSDPFVGKLSFIRVYSGKIAHEIYNGTKDVSEKVGGLFHMIGKKQEPADEGIAGDILVISKLVQTATNDTISTKDMPLDLAPIVFSPPLLMRSLKPKTRADDDKLSSTLSRLKEEEPAVVIDKNAETHETILSGLGEAHLQVIVERLQKKFGVNIDLEVPRVPYRETIKSKARVEGKHKKQTGGHGQFGHCWIEMEPNNRGGGWVFENKVFGGAIPKQYIPAIEKGMLETMNKGQLAGYPAVDIKVTVVDGSYHPVDSSEMAFKLAGSLAFKKGFEQCNPILLEPIVALETIVDEKYMGDVMGDLTSKRGKISGMENVQGKQIIKASVPLAEMLNYGIDLGSITQGTGTYSMKVNHYEEVPERIAEKIIADAKATMVAEEEE, from the coding sequence GTGAGCAGATTCAGCCCGAGTGACATAAGGAACTTCGCGCTAGTTGGACAAGGCGGCTCTGGCAAGACGATGATCACAGAACGCCTGGTTTTCCATGCCGGCGCGAGCCAGAGAGTCGGCCGTGTCGAAGATGGGACTACTGTTTCCGACTACCTGGATGAGGAAATCAAACGCCACATCAGCACAAGCATTGGCCTTTGCGAGTTTGACTACAAAGGGGTTCGCCTGAATCTGCTTGATACCCCGGGGTATGCCGATTTCATGACAGAAGCACAGGAAGCGGTCAGGGTAGCCGACGCCGCACTCCTCGCAATCAACGCCGGGGCTGGTATTGAAGTCCAGACCCCTCGTTTCTGGGGTTTGTGCGAAGCACAGCGTATTCCCGTCGCATTTGTGATCAACAAGGTTGACTTGGAGAATATCGACTTCGATGCCCGGGTTGCCGAGTTGCAGGATGCTTTCGGACACAAGGTCGCCGTACTGACGATCCCGATTGTCTCAGGTCCTGCTTTCTCTTCGTTTGTCAACGTCCTCACTGGCAAGGTCCATGCGTACACAGCCGGCAACAACGAGGCGAGTGTGTCCGATGCCATTCCCGATGCTGTCAGGTCCGACTACGAGTCGGCACGCGTTGCCCTCACGGAAGCTGTTGCGGAATCGGATGACGCTATCATGGAAAAGTACCTCGGGGGCGAAGCTCTGACTCAAGACGAGCTCGCGATGGTCTTCACGAAAGCGTTCAAGAGGCGGCAGGTCTTCCCAGTGCTTAGCGTGTCTGCCCTGAAAGGGGTCGGTTGCGACTACCTCATGGATTTTCTGTCATCCTACGCTCCGTCGCCCGTAGAGGTTTCGGTCCAGGCGACTCGCAAGGGTACGGAGGAGATGCTGGAAGTCAAGGCGGATCCGGCTGCGCGTGTAGCAGCGCTTGTGTTCAAGACGACGTCGGACCCGTTTGTCGGCAAGTTGTCGTTCATTCGCGTCTATAGCGGGAAGATCGCTCACGAAATCTATAACGGAACGAAAGATGTCTCCGAGAAAGTCGGTGGCCTCTTCCACATGATTGGGAAGAAGCAGGAACCGGCGGACGAAGGAATCGCCGGGGACATCCTCGTCATCTCGAAATTGGTACAGACTGCGACGAACGACACGATTTCGACAAAAGACATGCCTCTTGACCTGGCGCCCATCGTGTTCTCACCACCCCTTCTCATGCGTTCTCTCAAACCGAAGACGAGGGCCGACGACGACAAGCTGAGCTCCACCCTGAGCCGGCTCAAAGAAGAAGAACCTGCCGTGGTCATCGACAAGAATGCAGAGACCCATGAAACCATCCTCAGCGGTTTGGGTGAAGCCCATCTTCAGGTTATCGTGGAACGTCTTCAGAAGAAATTCGGCGTGAACATCGATCTGGAAGTGCCCCGGGTACCATACCGCGAGACGATCAAGAGCAAGGCGCGCGTGGAGGGAAAGCACAAGAAGCAGACTGGCGGTCACGGCCAATTCGGTCATTGCTGGATTGAGATGGAACCAAACAATCGCGGTGGTGGCTGGGTCTTCGAGAACAAGGTGTTCGGAGGAGCAATCCCGAAACAGTACATCCCCGCCATTGAGAAGGGCATGCTGGAGACCATGAACAAGGGCCAGTTGGCCGGATATCCCGCTGTGGACATCAAGGTTACGGTTGTTGATGGGTCCTACCATCCGGTCGATTCGTCGGAAATGGCGTTCAAGTTGGCTGGATCGTTGGCGTTCAAGAAGGGATTCGAACAGTGCAATCCTATTCTGCTGGAGCCGATCGTTGCGCTCGAAACCATTGTCGACGAGAAGTATATGGGTGACGTCATGGGTGACCTTACGAGCAAGCGTGGCAAGATCTCAGGCATGGAGAACGTACAGGGCAAGCAGATCATCAAGGCGTCTGTCCCGCTTGCAGAGATGTTGAACTACGGTATCGACCTGGGATCTATTACCCAGGGAACCGGTACATACTCGATGAAGGTCAATCACTACGAGGAAGTGCCCGAGCGTATTGCTGAGAAGATCATCGCCGACGCGAAGGCCACCATGGTCGCTGAGGAAGAAGAGTAG